AATTCCACCGCCCAATTGTACGTATCTTCTTCTGATGTGAATCGCATAAGATTACAGCTTGTCCTTAAACTGCTGATAAGTAAACTTGTGGAGCAGATGGAACTTGCCTTGTTCATCGAACTTGCCGATGCTGGGGTGGCGAACTCCATTGAAGAATGTGGTCTTCACCATGGTGTAGTGGATCATGTCTTCAAAGATAACCTTGTCTCCAACCTGGAGCGGCTTGTCAAAGGAGAAGTCTCCCAATTGGTCGCCAGCCAGGCAGGAATTTCCTGTTAGCTTGTATGTAAAAGGCTTGCCGCCCGGGAAGCCTGCGCCAGTAACGGCGGGACGGTAAGGCATTTCAAGGCAGTCCGGCATATGGGCGCTAATGGATACGTTAAGTACGGCAATGTCCATTTCGTTGTGGACGATGTCGCCAACGGAGGCTACCAGTTCACCGGTCTGCCAACCGACGGCTTCACCCGGTTCCATGATTACCTGCAGGTGGGGGTAACGTTCATGGAATCCGTTGAGGATACGGACCAGTTCATCACGATGATAGTCCTTGCGGGTGATGTGGTGACCACCGCCGAAGTTCACCCACTTCATCTGGGGGAGGTACTTGTCGAAGTGCTGCTCAAATGCTGCCAGTACGCCTTCCAGTGCGTCTGCGTCCTGTTCGCAGAGGGCGTGGAAGTGGAGGCCCTCAATGCCATCCAGAAGTTCCGGCTTGAACTCGGCTTCGGTAACGCCCAGGCGGCTGAACTTGCCACAAGGATTATATAAGTCTGTTTCTACGGTGGAGTACTGGGGGTTCACGCGGATACCGGCGCTGACTCCTGCCTTCAAGGTTTTGTCCTTGAAGCGCTGCCACTGGCCGAAGCTGTTGAATGTAATATGTCCGGCGCAGCTCAAAATTTCGTCGATTTCGTCATCGTCGTAGACCGGGGCGAAAACGTGGACTTCCTTGCCCATTTCCTCCTTGGCCAATTTGGCTTCGTTAAGGGAACTGGCGGTGGCGCCTGCCAAATATTCCCCAATTAGGGGGAAAGAACGCCAAAAACTGTATCCTTTGAGGGCGCAGATGATTTTTACGTTACCGCGCTTCTGGATATCGTCCAAAATTTCCATATTTCGGCGAAGACGGGCTTCGTCGAGCACAAAACAGGGGGAGGGGACTTGAGAATAATCGAGCATGGCACAAAGATAGCCTTTTTTACAAATTTCTTATAATTTTTTTGAAATCCTTTAACTACATTTAAGACGTGATGAGATTCTCTTGTAAGCATATATTTCTTTCTGTTCTGGCTTTGACATTCGTAGGAATGCCTTTGGCTCAACCTGCAACCCCAGTCCAAGAAGCTCAGCCCGCTGAACAGGCAGTCACTCCTTCTCAAGTAGAAGCTGATGTGGTCGCTGCTCCCCGAGGAGCCTCTAGCCTTGAAGATATGATTCAGGCTAAGTTGGATTCCATGAACCGCGTCGTTCCGGCTGCCGGCCCGCGTAACTCTGATAGCTTGGCTAAGGCTCAGGCTGACAGCGTCCGCAAGCTGATCCAGTCCGGCAAGTACGTCCAGCGTGCCAAGTACGACAAGAAGAACTTCGACCACTGGAACATTGACACCGTTCTCCAGAAGAACATGAAGGAAAAGCTGGTTGGTGCATGGCGCACTCCGATTATTGCCCATGGTCACGCCTTCCGCGATGCAGAACTTCGTTTCGGCATGAACGATACTCTGGTGGGTGTCACCCGCACTTACTCCGACTCCGGTCGCTACCAGATGACTGGTGAATACACCTTCAAGGCTCGCTACCGTTTTGATAACGAACAGTCCTTGGTCAGCCGCGAAGTGTTCGCTGATCGCAAGGTGATTCGTTGGGACTTCATCACATTTGATATTGTCAAGGATTCCTTGATCTACAACTTGAACAAGTTGGAATTCCGCGATTTGAACGATAACTGGCTCAACGCTTTGCAGGGCTTCGACAATGTTCCTGCTGAAGTCTATCTTCGCGATGAGAAGGGTACCGCTGAAATGAAGCGTGAATACGAAAAGAACAAGAAGAAGAAATAGGCTTTATTAGTCATGGCTTCTGCCAATTGTCGAGCAATTGTCTGCTTTACCGCACTGACTTTGCTCGGCTTTTTGTTTATATACCTCACCTTGAATTCTGGTTCCGTTGAAATTTCATGGGCGGACTTGGGGTGGAGGCACGTTCCCTACGATAATATGAAACAGCAGATTTTCTGGGAAATCCGTTTCCCCAGGATGGTTGCTGCAATTCTTTCCGGCGTCGCTCTGGCGGTGTCGGGTCTCTCTCTGCAGACATTGTTCAGAAATCCGTTGGCGGGTCCCTTTGTACTCGGTATCAGCAGCGGCGCAAGTTTTGGTGTAGCTTTGTCCTTGCTTGCCGGTCTTAGCTTTGGCCACTTTGGCGTGCTGGGCTCTGCTGCCGTTGGCGCCTTGGCTGTGACCGCGTTGATCATGTGGGTTTCTTCCCGCTTTGAACGTTCTTCAATCCTTTTGATTGTCGGCCTTCTGGTGGGGTACTTCATCGATGCCTTGGTCAGTATTCTTATTGCCAACAGCGATGCGGAAGCCTTGCGCGTGTACGTGTCCTGGGGGATGGGAAGCTTTGGTCGCCTGACTTTTGATGGCGTCTTGATTTTTGCAGGAGCGATTGCGCTTGGACTCGTGATGATTGTACTTTCCTTGAAGTACTTGAATGCGGTGCGCCTTGGTGAAGACTTTGCCTGTGGTCTCGGAGTGAATATCCGCCGCGGTCGTTTGTTTGTATTGCTCGGCGCTTCTCTGTTGGCTGCAACAAGTACTGCTTATTGCGGACCTGTCGCCTTTGTAGGCATCGCGGTTCCTCACTTGGCATTTATGTTGTTCAAAACCTGCAATCATCGTGTGCTTTTACCGGGCTCTGCTCTTTGCGGCATTGTACTTTGCCTTGCCGCATCCTTGTTCAGTACCGTTCCCTTGAATGCAATTCTTAGCATTGTTGGTGTCCCGATTATTTTGTGGGTGATTATTCGCGGAAAGGGGGAACATTAATGCCGTTGCTGAAATTTACGGATTTGTGCTTTGGCTTTGGAACGAACTTCGCACAGCCTGCAAACTTTGAGTTGAATGCTGGCGAAGTTGTTGCCTTGATGGGCCGTAATGGTTCTGGTAAAAGTACCTTGCTGAAAACCTTGTGTGGAAAAGTTTCTGCAATGAATGGAACCGTGGAAATTGCAGGTGCAAATCTGAAGGATTGGAACGCCGTAGAGCTTGCAAAGAAAATCGCCTACATCTCGATTAGTAAGGCCGCTCCCGAACGTATGACAGTCCGCGAATTTGTAAGTCTTGGTCGCATGCCCTACAGCGGAATTTTCGATGGCCGCTCCGCAGAAGACAACAAGATTGTGAATGACGCTATAGAACTTTTACAGTTGACTGATTATGCAGATCGCATGGTTTCTACGCTGAGTGACGGTGAACGTAGCCGTGTGTACTTGGCTGAAGCGGTCGTCCAGCAAGTGAGTGTTTTGCTGCTTGATGAACCTAATGCATTTTTGGACATTCCCTGGAGCCATCAGCTATTTAGAACGCTGCGCCAGTTGTCAGCAGAACGAAATATGGGTATTATTGTTTCAACACATTCGTTGGAATATGCGTCTAAATATTGTGACCGCTTCATGATTGTGGACAATAAGAATTTGAATGTAGGAACCTTGGCCGAAGCTCAAGAAAACGGCTGGTTGGAATGGACAAAATGAAGAAGATTCTATTTGTGATTTGCGCTTTGCTCATGGTGAGCTGTGCAGGTGTGTTCAAGAAAGGTAGCTCTGAACACAAACATTTCCTTTGGAAAGTTTCCGACGAAAATTCCAGTGTCTGGGTCTTAGGTAGTATTCATTTTGCAGATTCCTCGTTCTATCCCTTGGACTCTGTTGTTGAAACTGCCTTTGTGAATGCAGAGGAACTTGCTGCAGAAATCAACATCAATGATGATTCCGTTAGCCAGGATGTGGCAAAGAAAATGTTGAAGCAGGGTGTTCTTCCCAATGGAACAACATTGGATCAGGTGCTTCCCGAAGGCATGTGGAAAACCATTGACAGCTTGTGCCTGGCTTGGAACTATCCGCCTATTTTGTTGAAGCGTTTCCGTCCTTGGTTTGCTGCAACAACTTTGAGTGGTATCGCATTCCAACGAGCAGGAATTGATCCTAATTATGGCATTGACGCTGTTCTTTTGGAACGTGCCGCCAACGAAGGCAAGACAATTGTTGGTTTGGAGACAGCTGAAGAACAGGTGAATGCAGTTGCCGATACGGGTACTTCTGATTCTGCAGGTATTTTCTACATGAAGACAACCTTGCGTGAAATTTCTGAATTGGATTCCATGGTGGCTCAAATCATTCGCGCTTGGAAGACGGGCGATGTAGAGCTTATGCGTAAGGCCATGAATGAAGATGAATTTGTTGATGAAGCCGATTCTACGGTTCAGAAAGATTTTGAAGAACGAATCTATACCAGCCGCAATGCAAAGATGGCGGAATCCATTGAGGAATTCCTAAAGGACGACAGAAAGGTCTTTGTTGTTGTGGGGGCTGCTCATTTGACTTTGGATGACGACAATGTCATTAGCCTTCTGCAGAAGAAAGGCTTTACAGTGGAGCAATTCTAAAGGTCTTTGACCGAAATTCCTAAACGGTTCAATCTGTTATAAAGTGCCGTGCGGAGTAAACCCAGTTTCTCTGCTGTAGCACTGACAG
The Fibrobacter sp. DNA segment above includes these coding regions:
- a CDS encoding TraB/GumN family protein is translated as MKKILFVICALLMVSCAGVFKKGSSEHKHFLWKVSDENSSVWVLGSIHFADSSFYPLDSVVETAFVNAEELAAEININDDSVSQDVAKKMLKQGVLPNGTTLDQVLPEGMWKTIDSLCLAWNYPPILLKRFRPWFAATTLSGIAFQRAGIDPNYGIDAVLLERAANEGKTIVGLETAEEQVNAVADTGTSDSAGIFYMKTTLREISELDSMVAQIIRAWKTGDVELMRKAMNEDEFVDEADSTVQKDFEERIYTSRNAKMAESIEEFLKDDRKVFVVVGAAHLTLDDDNVISLLQKKGFTVEQF
- a CDS encoding ABC transporter ATP-binding protein; amino-acid sequence: MPLLKFTDLCFGFGTNFAQPANFELNAGEVVALMGRNGSGKSTLLKTLCGKVSAMNGTVEIAGANLKDWNAVELAKKIAYISISKAAPERMTVREFVSLGRMPYSGIFDGRSAEDNKIVNDAIELLQLTDYADRMVSTLSDGERSRVYLAEAVVQQVSVLLLDEPNAFLDIPWSHQLFRTLRQLSAERNMGIIVSTHSLEYASKYCDRFMIVDNKNLNVGTLAEAQENGWLEWTK
- a CDS encoding iron ABC transporter permease; this translates as MASANCRAIVCFTALTLLGFLFIYLTLNSGSVEISWADLGWRHVPYDNMKQQIFWEIRFPRMVAAILSGVALAVSGLSLQTLFRNPLAGPFVLGISSGASFGVALSLLAGLSFGHFGVLGSAAVGALAVTALIMWVSSRFERSSILLIVGLLVGYFIDALVSILIANSDAEALRVYVSWGMGSFGRLTFDGVLIFAGAIALGLVMIVLSLKYLNAVRLGEDFACGLGVNIRRGRLFVLLGASLLAATSTAYCGPVAFVGIAVPHLAFMLFKTCNHRVLLPGSALCGIVLCLAASLFSTVPLNAILSIVGVPIILWVIIRGKGEH
- the nspC gene encoding carboxynorspermidine decarboxylase — protein: MLDYSQVPSPCFVLDEARLRRNMEILDDIQKRGNVKIICALKGYSFWRSFPLIGEYLAGATASSLNEAKLAKEEMGKEVHVFAPVYDDDEIDEILSCAGHITFNSFGQWQRFKDKTLKAGVSAGIRVNPQYSTVETDLYNPCGKFSRLGVTEAEFKPELLDGIEGLHFHALCEQDADALEGVLAAFEQHFDKYLPQMKWVNFGGGHHITRKDYHRDELVRILNGFHERYPHLQVIMEPGEAVGWQTGELVASVGDIVHNEMDIAVLNVSISAHMPDCLEMPYRPAVTGAGFPGGKPFTYKLTGNSCLAGDQLGDFSFDKPLQVGDKVIFEDMIHYTMVKTTFFNGVRHPSIGKFDEQGKFHLLHKFTYQQFKDKL